From the Labrus mixtus chromosome 17, fLabMix1.1, whole genome shotgun sequence genome, one window contains:
- the enoph1 gene encoding enolase-phosphatase E1 has protein sequence MATVSIPARTSALLLDIEGTTTPITFVKDVLFPYIREHLEDYLSSHWEEDECKQDVHLLKKQIEEDMRQHRSCPVHTVDQTVHTDEEKAIREVVDNVLWQMAADRKSTALKQLQGHMWRAAYSSGRIKGEVYQDVVPSIKRWREKGLKVFIYSSGSVEAQKLLFGYSVEGDVLDLFDGHFDTTIGAKVESKSYERIAERIGCPPEEITFLTDVTREAKAAEEAGANVVVVVRPGNMELTDEERGHYNLITSFSQLELSGRA, from the exons ATGGCCACTGTTTCAATCCCTGCACGTACCAGTGCACTCTTGCTGGATATTGAAGGAACAACCACGCCAATTACATTTGTTAAG GATGTATTATTTCCATACATCAGGGAGCATCTTGAAGATTATTTGTCCTCCCACTGGGAAGAAGACGAGTGCAAACAAGATGTTCATCTCCTAAAGAAACAG ATTGAAGAGGACATGAGACAGCATCGTTCGTGTCCTGTCCACACCGTGGATCAGACGGTCCACACAGACGAGGAGAAGGCCATCAGAGAAGTGGTGGATAATGTGCTGTGGCAGATGGCAGCGGACAGGAAGTCCACAGCACTCAAACAGCTCCAGGGTCACATGTGGAGAGCGGCTTATTCTTCAGGGAGAATCAAAGGCGA GGTCTATCAGGATGTAGTTCCTTCCatcaaaagatggagagaaaaaggacTCAAAGTGTTCATTTACTCCTCTGGAAGTGTGGAGGCTCAAAAACTTCTGTTTGGATACTCTGTCGAAGGAGACGTTTTAGAT TTATTCGACGGTCACTTCGACACCACTATAGGAGCTAAAGTAGAGAGTAAAAGCTATGAGAGGATTGCGGAGAGGATCGGCTGTCCACCTGAGGAGATCACATTCTTGACAGACGTCACTCGAG AGGCTAAAGCTGCTGAAGAGGCCGGGGCTaatgtggtggtggtggtccgGCCTGGAAACATGGAGCTGACGGATGAAGAGAGGGGCCACTATAACCTCATCACATCCTTTAGCCAACTTGAACTGTCGGGACGTGCTTAA
- the tmem150c gene encoding transmembrane protein 150C, whose translation MFGFSLWALLPPVYSGLTAAGLWVVYFVAVYDEKIVPLGTKYRRNGSLYPPYISVAGNFPPASCIFSEVMNLAAFVGFIIAFLRYLQLKRKISKHLNIVTLLAFSFGCFGMTLVGNFQIFVDEIIHNLGTFMTFGLGTLFCWLQSFITLRVDLKNEGRKTGIMRFLLSGIITVCMILYFSLISQRLHGEAAQSQWALVMFFLIFLSTFGIDFRHNRFDLVCTDNCGRPESHSEMPSEVSRYRPEEL comes from the exons ATGTTTGGGTTCAGTCTCTGGGCTCTGCTGCCTCCTGTGTACTCAGGTCTCACTGCTGCTGGACTGTGGGTGGT aTATTTTGTGGCTGTCTATGATGAGAAGATAGTCCCTCTGGGTACAAAGTACAG gagaaATGGATCATTGTATCCTCCTTACATTAG TGTTGCGGGGAACTTTCCTCCAGCCAGCTGCATCTTCAGCGAGGTCATGAACTTGGCTGCgtttgttg GGTTCATTATTGCTTTCCTCAGATACCTTCAACTGAAACGCAAAATAAGCAAACACCTGAACATTGTCACTCTGCTGGCTTTTTCTTTTGGCTGTTTTGGGATGACACTCGTGGGAAACTTccag ATATTTGTAGACGAGATTATCCACAACCTCGGCACCTTCATGACGTTCGGCCTGGGAACGTTGTTCTGCTGGCTTCAGTCTTTCATCACTCTGAGAGTCGATTTAAAGAACGAGGGGAGGAAGACTGGAATCATGCGTTTCCTGTTGTCTGGAATCATCACAGTCTGCATGATACTCT ATTTCTCCCTGATCTCTCAGCGTCTCCACGGGGAGGCAGCTCAGAGCCAGTGGGCGCTGGTCATgttcttcctcatcttcctcagcACTTTTGGCATCGACTTTCGTCACAACCGCTTTGACCTTGTGTGCACGGATAACTGTGGTCGTCCAGAAAGTCACTCAGAGATGCCCTCAGAAGTGTCTAGATACCGTCCAGAAGAGCTGTAG